One genomic window of Gossypium hirsutum isolate 1008001.06 chromosome D11, Gossypium_hirsutum_v2.1, whole genome shotgun sequence includes the following:
- the LOC107963078 gene encoding vesicle-associated protein 2-2: MNTQLLEIEPKELKFVFILKKQSSCSITLTNKTNQYVAFKVKTTSPKKYCVRPNVGIIMPKSACDFTVTMQAQREAPPDMICRDKFLIQSTVVPVGTTDEDITSATFVKDSGRYIEENKLKVALVSPPDSPVLSPINGTMNQGMDYDRVLTIEESKMRNTEDLKPTKDVEWNSRKDTLYEEKLKPKKDAELKPMNDTFGDNLNIIKDTEPKPKKDAELKPMNDIFGDNLNIIKDTELKPKNNSFNSKELKSVKDEESKPMEDILDTEELKPMKEKEFNVLKDYKVKTLKDYKVKTLKTAEDLNFAKDMEEMKSKLSDLESKLGKAEATISKLTEERRLTVQERKTLQEELALLRKKSDVRRVQVGFPLLFVCMVAVVSMFMGYQMQH; encoded by the exons ATGAACACGCAACTTTTGGAGATTGAGCCAAAGGAACTTAAATTCGTAT tTATATTGAAGAAGCAAAGCTCCTGCTCGATTACGCTTACAAATAAAACTAACCAGTATGTTGCTTTCAAG GTTAAAACTACATCTCCGAAGAAATACTGCGTACGGCCTAATGTTGGCATTATTATGCCAAAATCAGCTTGTGATTTTACAG TTACCATGCAAGCTCAGCGGGAAGCCCCTCCTGATATGATATGTAGAGATAAGTTCTTAATCCAAAGCACAGTTGTCCCAGTAGGAACAACTGATGAAGACATTACATCTGCCACA TTTGTCAAGGACAGTGGAAGATATATTGAAGAGAACAAGCTTAAGGTTGCCCTTGTCAGCCCTCCAGATTCGCCAGTGCTATCACCAATTAATGGGACAATGAATCAGGGAATGGATTATGATAGA GTTTTGACGATTGAGGAATCAAAGATGAGAAATACTGAGGATTTAAAGCCAACAAAGGATGTAGAGTGGAATTCAAGGAAAGATACGTTATATGAGGAGAAATTAAAACCAAAGAAGGATGCAGAGCTGAAGCCCATGAATGATACTTTTGGtgacaatttaaatataataaaggaCACTGAACCGAAGCCAAAGAAGGATGCAGAGCTGAAGCCCATGAATGATATTTTTGGtgacaatttaaatataataaaagacACTGAACTGAAGCCAAAGAATAATTCTTTCAATAGCAAGGAGTTAAAGTCAGTGAAAGATGAGGAGTCAAAGCCAATGGAGGATATTCTTGATACCGAGGAATTGAAGCCAATGAAGGAAAAGGAGTTCAATGTATTGAAGGATTACAAGGTGAAAACATTGAAGGATTACAAGGTGAAAACATTGAAGACTGCTGAGGACCTTAACTTTGCCAAAGATATGGAGGAAATGAAATCAAAATTAAGTGACCTTGAATCAAAGCTAGGCAAG GCTGAAGCAACCATTTCAAAACTGACAGAGGAGAGGAGGTTAACGGTTCAAGAGAGGAAGACCTTACAAGAGGAACTG GCGCTGTTGAGGAAAAAGAGTGATGTAAGAAGAGTTCAAGTGGGATTTCCTCTCCTATTTGTGTGTATGGTAGCAGTCGTAAGTATGTTTATGGGGTACCAAATGCAGCATTGA